A genomic stretch from Solanum stenotomum isolate F172 chromosome 8, ASM1918654v1, whole genome shotgun sequence includes:
- the LOC125873560 gene encoding uncharacterized protein LOC125873560 has protein sequence MTTQMFDGAPFQRGFFNATRQDCIWKTQEKALPFSTRKMSKLIASSFLVSLLFLLQFSSPVFSIRKDVSLQSTSTCRTTVQGRYLIADDMGQVCDALSIDPHSRCCRGKSERFSCNGCNLVLQCCNSYEFCVSCCLNPSRTQKDLAVNVKISKPITAGMYSSIFDFCTGRCRHNSESVVHENAYLSEFHHCFSIPSNSSSGGASGVQTEVRLAGINVVIGKQGESCDSVCKSSGQSCVPNKFVLLNQCETMHKYLSCKGGCLASVGADQPAEVVDDAPRDLNPGACLYTSQASVLSCDGSHQHTKRLCPCA, from the exons atgacTACTCAAATG TTTGATGGAGCTCCATTTCAGCGGGGCTTCTTTAACGCAACCCGACAGGACTGTATTTGGAAGACCCAAGAGAAGGCACTTCCCTTTTCCACCcgaaaaatgtcaaaattgaTAGCATCCTCCTTCCTTGTATCTCTATTATTCCTACTTCAATTTTCTTCTCCAGTATTCTCTATCAGGAAGGATGTTAGTCTTCAAAGCACATCTACCTGTAGAACTACCGTTCAAGGAAGATATTTGATTGCCGATGATATGGGTCAAGTCTGTGATGCACTCTCCATTGATCCCCATTCTCGCTGCTGCCGTGGGAAATCAGAGCGATTCTCTTGTAATGGTTGCAATCTCGTTTTACAATGTTGCAATTcctatgaattttgtgtttcttGCTGTTTGAATCCGTCCAGGACACAAAAGGATCTGGCTGTAAATGTGAAGATATCTAAGCCGATAACAGCAGGGATGTATTCGAGTATTTTTGATTTTTGTACGGGAAGATGTCGTCATAATTCGGAAAGTGTGGTTCATGAAAATGCTTATCTTAGTGAATTTCATCATTGTTTCTCTATACCGTCTAATTCTTCTTCTGGCGGTGCTTCTGGTGTACAAACTGAAGTGAGGTTGGCTGGTATAAATGTTGTGATAGGAAAACAAGGTGAATCGTGTGATTCGGTTTGTAAATCAAGTGGTCAGTCTTGTGTTCCTAATAAATTTGTGTTGCTCAATCAGTGTGAAACGATGCATAAGTACTTGAGCTGTAAAGGTGGATGTTTGGCAAGTGTTGGAGCTGATCAGCCTGCTGAAGTAGTTGATGATGCTCCCAGAGATCTGAACCCTGGAGCCTGCTTGTACACCTCGCAAGCATCAGTGCTATCTTGTGATGGTTCGCATCAGCATACCAAGAGGCTGTGCCCCTGCGCATAG
- the LOC125874427 gene encoding S-adenosylmethionine decarboxylase proenzyme 4-like, with protein MAASGFEGFEKRLELHFSGDDPVIEMGGFRQLDFYSLEQVLHAVQCTVVSAVSNQYFDSYVLSESSLFVYPTKIIIKTCGTTQLLKSIRPFIHFACQMGLIITECMYTRGNYIFPKAQPYPHTSFKEEISYLQDQLPNHLCYRKASVMPSKFTSHSWHVFCACDKFYPIPIPNDRYTVEICMTDLDQVLARKFFKNPDTTGKQMTEVTGIGEIIPSALICEFAFDPCGYSMNGIDGDRYSTIHVTPEDGFSYASYECVGSIYDEDDIGKILKKVVQVFRPGTMSVSTTCSSSSSEICTRIVKAVEPLGMKRRSCTIDEFPAAGTVVFQTFTLTGNR; from the coding sequence ATGGCTGCTTCTGGATTTGAAGGATTTGAGAAGAGACTTGAGCTACACTTCTCTGGCGACGATCCTGTGATCGAAATGGGAGGTTTCCGGCAACTAGATTTTTATTCCTTGGAGCAAGTACTACATGCTGTGCAGTGCACAGTAGTGTCAGCTGTTTCGAATCAATATTTTGATTCTTATGTACTATCAGAATCAAGCCTCTTTGTATATCCTACCAAAATAATCATCAAAACTTGTGGAACCACCCAGTTGTTGAAATCGATCCGTCCGTTCATCCATTTCGCGTGCCAAATGGGACTTATAATAACAGAGTGTATGTACACTCGAGGAAATTACATTTTCCCGAAAGCACAACCGTACCCACACACAAGTTTCAAAGAAGAAATCTCTTATTTGCAGGATCAATTACCTAATCATCTTTGCTACAGAAAAGCCTCTGTTATGCCTTCGAAATTCACTTCACATTCATGGCATGTTTTCTGTGCTTGTGATAAGTTTTACCCAATTCCAATTCCCAACGATCGGTATACAGTGGAAATTTGTATGACGGATCTCGACCAGGTACTTGCCCggaagttttttaaaaatccgGATACAACCGGAAAACAGATGACGGAGGTGACCGGAATCGGAGAAATCATTCCGAGTGCTTTGATTTGTGAATTTGCTTTTGATCCTTGTGGATACTCAATGAATGGGATTGACGGAGATCGTTACTCTACCATTCATGTGACGCCGGAAGATGGTTTTAGTTACGCCAGTTATGAGTGTGTGGGATCAATTTATGATGAGGACGACATTGGTAAGATTTTGAAGAAGGTGGTTCAGGTTTTCCGACCGGGGACGATGTCAGTGTCCACTACGTGTTCGAGCAGCAGCAGCGAGATTTGTACCAGAATTGTTAAAGCCGTCGAGCCACTAGGGATGAAACGGCGGAGTTGCACCATTGATGAATTCCCAGCTGCCGGAACTGTTGTGTTTCAAACTTTTACGTTGACGGGAAATAGGTGA